CGGGCGTTTAAGGCTCTCAAATTGGCCTCGGCCGCTCTAATGTCGGGCCGACGCAACAGGAGCTCAGAGGGCAAACCGGGCGGCACCGGGGCCAAACGTCTAAGATACTCTTCCGGCTCTACTCGAGGAGGCCGGGTCTTGGGATATCGTCCCAGCAGTATGGCCAATTTCTGTTGGGTCGTACCATGGTTCTGGCGCAAGGATGGGAGTAAGGCTTCGGCCTGTGCCAGAATTCGGCGAGCCTGTCTTAAATCCAAAACGGAGGTCAGGCCGCGCTCGTAAAGATTTTCCACCAAGGCCTGGCTGCGGCGGAAGCCTTCGATGCTCTGTTCTGTAATCTGTATCCGCCGCTCGAGAGACTCAATCTGAAAATAGAGGCTGATCGTCTCTGCCACAATGGTTTGAGCTACAGTGCGGCGATTTTCTTCAGCCTGCAAGAGGTCGGCCCGGGCTGCCTCTTGACCTCGTGCCAACCGACCCCACAGGTCCAGCTCAAAGGAAGCGGGCAAGGTCAGATTGTAGCTCTCGGTTTCTCTCTTTTGAGAACTTCCTGAAATGGAAGTCGTTGCCGGTTGGCGTTGCCGCTGGCCCTTACCCTCGATGTTTAGACTGGGGAAACGGTCGGCTCTGGCCTGGACGAATTGCGAGCGCACCTCCAAGATTCTGGCTGTGGCCTTCTTGATGTCCAGGTTGTTTTTTATGACTTCCTCCACCAGTTGATTCAATTCGGATTTGCCAAAGACTTCCCACCACCGGTCTTTGGGCTCAGGCGCCACCGTCCCGGTCGGGGCATGTTGGTAGATCCCAGGCGTTTGGATGTCAGTGTCAGGCCGGTAATAATCCGGACCCACCTTCATACATCCGCTGGATACAAGGAGCGCCGCTAATGCAATAGAGAGGCAAAGAAGCGGGTGCTTCACCGAAGCGCCCCCTGTTCGCCAACGCCCAATCCTTTGAGGGAAAATTCCATAATGTGTTTCACCAATCGGGCCTCAAACGCTGAATTGTATTCCCGTCCCGTGATGCGGGTAACCGCCATCCGGGCGAAGTTGAAGTAGAGCACCATAGCGAATATACTCAAGATGTTAAGCATCAGATGTTCTTCTCCAAGCCCCTCGGGCATAAACGAACGGAATGTGTCGGCCAACTCATTAAAGAATGGCCGCATCACCTGCTTGGCCACCAGCTCAAAGGCCTCAGTAGGCTGGCCCAGCTCTCTGGCCATGAGTTGGTGGTGGCGCTGACGTTCCTCATCCGATAGCGGTCCTTTCAGAAAGGCCTGGGCCAGGGCTTTAGCCACCGTCGTAGGCGAGGGCGGGCCTTGAGCAGCCAAGGATTTCCTGAAATATTCTTGCAGGCGCATAGCCCTGGGCACCCAACGGGCGCGGAAAATCTCCATGTATAGATTTTCCTTATTCCCGAAATGGTAATTCACGGCTGCCAGATTGCATCGGGCGGCAGTCGTAATTTGTCTAATACTGACTGCGTCAAAACCTTTTTGCGCAAAAAGGGCTTCGGCCTCATTAAGAATGCGCTCTCTAGTCAAGTCATGATTGTCTCTTCGAATAGTCATCGCGCTTGCTCCATTTTGTCTAATAAACATTTATATTAAACGAACGTTTTAATGTCAAGCGCTTTTTGGCCGGGACTTTAAGTCGTCCATGTCTCTGATCTCGGGAACGCCTAACTTTCCTTTTCCTAATCCGGACAAGCCGGAACAAAAAAGCTCTCACGAAAGCACGAAAAAGAAAACTTAATTTCGTGTTTTTCCTCTTTCGTCATTTGCGGCATGCGCCTTAGGAAGAGGCGTGGTTGTCTTTAGGTTCTCTTGCCAGAAAAAGCACGAATTTCAAGAACTCAAAGTGAAAAGTCTTACCAATAAATGGCATTGGATTCCACAACTGTGACATTTTGTTCTCAATTATGGCGGGCCGGGTTTAGCGCTTGATACGCGTCAACTCTTTGAAACTATTAACAAAGGACGACAGACGCTTGATTTGGCACGATTCTTGTTGTACTCCCTGAAAGACTCCATCACCCTAGGAGGTTAGTAGTAACGTGGTCTTGGCAAAAGGCTTGCTGAAGAAATCACCTGGTGCAGGAGGTAAAGACCCGGAGGGTGCGGCCACGAAGGCCTTCTTGATATATTTTCAGTAATGATGTAGCTCTCGAAGAACCAAAGCAGAAAATACAAGAATAGCGTTTTACGAATGGCCACGAAGGCAATCCACCCGAAGGAGCGACTTTCATGGCCTTTTTTTGTGAAGGGAGGTGGTCAGAGTTAGGGTTGGAACAAGTTTGTAAGGGAGGAAGGGAGAATGACGAGACTATTATGCGCGGATTTTGCCGTTCTAATCATGGCAACAATGTTAGTGACTGTGGGCTGTGGCAAGCGAGTCTATTACTCCAACATATTTGGGCAATACACGATTGCCCAAGCCTATCAGCAGTATGCGGAACTCTTTCAAGTGAAACAGAGCCAGTGCAAGGAGTTTCTTACCTTTGAAGCCGGTTGGTGGAAGGCTGATGTGAAAAAAATAAAAGAGATGGGGATAAACGTTAGGGAGTTGTGTGAAAGATACTGCCGTGTAACACATATTAAGGTGCCATTCCCCTTGCTTGTTGACTACGATCTGTTATGTAGGAGTGGATAAGGAGTAGATGATTTTAACGCGTTGACTTTGCCTTTTTGGTCTGCTCCTTTATTTCTTGGCGGATGAGCTTTTTTCTGGACCAGCGCTCAAGCGTTCCGATCATGCCGCACTCGTAGGCCCGATCAACGCGCTCCTCCTCCTGCTTCAAGCCGTTTGGGGTTCGCATGGCGGCCCGGATGCAGGGCGTCGCCAACGGGCATTTCATGCAGTCGGGGGGTGTGGTCCTAAGCCCTTCTTCTCCCATGGGAAAAACCGTGTCCAGATGTCCAAAACACTCAGGGCGATCTGTCGTCTCATCAACCATTTCTCTTTCCATTTTGTAAGTTCTCAACAACCTTCATCCCCCGACGCTTATGGCAACCGCGTTACTCGAACCTTTCGAGATGCTGCTCCATTTTTTTTCTTGACATGGCGTTGAATGTATTACAGTATACAACACTAGAGTTGGAGAAAAAAGCATGAAATTCGGAAAACACGCGCAAATGGGCATATTTCATTTTGGCTATTATTATTGGTTCTTTGGACCGGTCGGCCCAGGGCGCGTAAGGAGGACTAGCCAATAGCTAAGCCATAGAAAACCTTAAGCCGTGGGCAGGCCGGACAGCCTGCCCGCGGCTTTCTTGTGTAGGGACAAAGGGTCGCGGAGGCACAGATCGCCGAGGCCCTTTTTGTTTCTTGAAAGGGAGGAGATCTCAAAATGATTATCGTCATGAAAAAAAAGGCAGGCAGGGAGCAGGTCGACAGCGTGATTCAATGGGTAGAATCCGTGGGGTACAAGGCTCACATCTCCGAAGGCGTTGAAAGGACCATCATCGGCGCTGTTGGCGACGAGCGGGAAAAGGTGCGTCTGAAAGCGGCAGAAGACATGCCGGGCGTTGACAAGGTTATGCCCATCTTGCAGCCTTATAAGCTCGCAAGCCGGGAATCCAAGGATGGTGACACCGTGATTGAGGTAGGAGACGTCGAGATAGGCGGACCAAAATGCGTAGTCATGGCAGGGCCCTGTGCGGTTGAAAGCGAAGAGCAATTAATGACGACTGCTACTGCGGTAAAAGAGGCAGGGGCCTCCATGCTGAGAGGGGGCGCCTTTAAACCGAGGACGTCTCCGTACAGTT
The Deltaproteobacteria bacterium genome window above contains:
- a CDS encoding efflux transporter outer membrane subunit — translated: MKVGPDYYRPDTDIQTPGIYQHAPTGTVAPEPKDRWWEVFGKSELNQLVEEVIKNNLDIKKATARILEVRSQFVQARADRFPSLNIEGKGQRQRQPATTSISGSSQKRETESYNLTLPASFELDLWGRLARGQEAARADLLQAEENRRTVAQTIVAETISLYFQIESLERRIQITEQSIEGFRRSQALVENLYERGLTSVLDLRQARRILAQAEALLPSLRQNHGTTQQKLAILLGRYPKTRPPRVEPEEYLRRLAPVPPGLPSELLLRRPDIRAAEANLRALNARVGVSKASRFPRIALTGSFGYSSDELNRLFQPESELWNIALGVVQPLFDAGKLKAGQRAAEARYEQGLADYAKTVLTAFGEVEGAFLTRKEQLERRGRTLRFLEEARATQRVAENRYERGLVAYLTVLDAQQIRFEAEQSLVEVDLAIINNRVTLHRALGGGWAQIEEAFD
- a CDS encoding CerR family C-terminal domain-containing protein, which translates into the protein MTIRRDNHDLTRERILNEAEALFAQKGFDAVSIRQITTAARCNLAAVNYHFGNKENLYMEIFRARWVPRAMRLQEYFRKSLAAQGPPSPTTVAKALAQAFLKGPLSDEERQRHHQLMARELGQPTEAFELVAKQVMRPFFNELADTFRSFMPEGLGEEHLMLNILSIFAMVLYFNFARMAVTRITGREYNSAFEARLVKHIMEFSLKGLGVGEQGALR